A single genomic interval of Nostoc commune NIES-4072 harbors:
- a CDS encoding Hsp20/alpha crystallin family protein, with the protein MALIRWEPFREMEILRRQMDQLFSELTAAERGNSEISASPRTAWVPAVELSDNGSEFVLRVEIPGVEAKNLDVQVTQDAVSIAGEHRYEKHSESNAKVHSEFRYGNFTRVVPLPSKVQNQQVKADMKDGILILTLPKLEQEQNKVFKVNLGQSQNATASIEAGNGNTQPNITSQQSV; encoded by the coding sequence ATGGCACTCATTCGCTGGGAACCATTCCGTGAAATGGAGATTTTACGTCGTCAAATGGATCAACTCTTCTCTGAGCTTACAGCAGCCGAGCGCGGCAACTCTGAAATTTCTGCATCACCGAGAACAGCCTGGGTTCCTGCTGTTGAATTATCTGACAATGGTTCAGAGTTCGTATTAAGAGTTGAGATTCCAGGCGTAGAAGCTAAAAACCTTGATGTTCAAGTTACTCAAGATGCAGTTTCGATTGCTGGTGAACATCGTTACGAAAAACATTCCGAATCTAACGCCAAAGTTCATTCTGAATTTCGGTATGGCAACTTTACTAGAGTAGTTCCTCTACCAAGCAAAGTTCAGAATCAACAAGTTAAGGCAGACATGAAAGATGGGATTTTAATTCTAACTTTACCTAAACTGGAGCAAGAGCAAAACAAGGTATTCAAAGTGAATTTAGGTCAATCTCAAAATGCTACAGCTTCTATAGAAGCTGGTAATGGTAATACACAACCCAACATTACATCACAACAAAGTGTTTAA
- a CDS encoding Rieske (2Fe-2S) protein translates to MSWTKVLAVEALSPGTRQVVKVGNRKILVLNHENQLYAVDNNCPHLKLPLKNGKITEDGAIVCTFHRSAFDLQTGEVKGWCSWPPGVGKVLSMVSPQKVLPVFPIRVEEGSIWVDVQEE, encoded by the coding sequence ATGAGTTGGACTAAAGTTCTTGCAGTCGAAGCACTTTCCCCAGGTACGCGACAAGTAGTGAAAGTTGGCAACCGGAAAATTCTGGTTTTGAACCACGAAAATCAGCTTTATGCAGTAGATAACAACTGTCCCCACTTAAAATTACCGTTGAAAAATGGGAAAATCACTGAAGATGGAGCAATAGTTTGTACCTTCCATCGCAGTGCTTTTGACCTACAGACTGGTGAGGTAAAAGGCTGGTGTTCCTGGCCACCTGGTGTAGGTAAAGTACTCTCAATGGTTTCGCCACAAAAAGTATTGCCAGTATTTCCTATTCGTGTAGAAGAAGGTAGCATCTGGGTTGATGTACAAGAGGAATAG